ACATCGTATGATTTCATTATTATCGACTCACCGCCGATTCTTGCGGTGACGGATGCCGCGGTAGTTGCACCGAACGTGGACGGGGTCTTGCTGGTCACGCGTTATGGGCAAACTAAGAAGCATGCTCTTATCAGTGCAAAAGCCGCGTTTGAAAAGATAGGCGCCCGTATGCTGGGCATTGTCATTAACCATGTGATGCCGGGTAACGGATACGACTATAACTATATCCGGTACGAAACACATCCGAGTGGAGCCCCGGCCCGAAGAGCTTCTTAGCTAACGCTTTATCATAAACTCTTCGAGAGCGGCGTCCCAAGGACGCATAAAGTCGCCAATTGTAAGCTCAAGTGCCATGTTCCGGAGCGCCGAAAACCCCGGCCGCTTTGCCGGTCGATTAAGTGCCTGGGTGGTGATAGGCTCCACTACAATATCATTTCTGCCTGCAAGCTCTAGTATTTTGCTTGCGAAACCGAACCAGGAGACTTCACCCTTATTAACCATATGGTATGTTCCGTAGTTTTGGGTGGCTAAAAGCTTGAGAATTCCTCGCGCTGCGTCTTTCGTATAGGTGGGCGAACCTACTTGGTCGCTCACTATCTGTAGTCTATCCTTCTCATCGGCCAACCGCAGTATGGTTTTGACGAAGTTGTTGCCATGCTCCCCATACAGCCAAGCGATCCGCACTACGTAGAATTTATTGAGGAGCGCACGTACGATTTGCTCTCCGGCATACTTTGACGCGCCGTAGACCGCTAGCGGGTTCGGCATATCCCACTCCAGATACCGTTCACCCTTCTTACCGTCAAAGACAAAATCGGTGCTTATGTAAAGCATCGGTATATCCAGAGCTTGGCAGCCAAGCGCAATGTTTTGCGTGCCCACCGCATTTACTTTATACGCTAAAGCGACGTTAGTCTCACACCCGTCGACATTAGTGAACGCTGCTGCGTGGACCACGATATCGGGATTGATTCTTGCGATGTTTTTGCCGGTTACTACATTATCCGTTACGTCGAAACCATCTATGTCGACGCCGATTACGTCATGCTTAGCAGAAAAGGCGGCGAGCAGATCGGTGCCAAGCATTCCCTTAGCGCCGGTTACAAGTATCTTCACGAGCGGTCTCCTTTACTTAGGTTGTGATATTTATATCCATTCTTACTTTCAACCAATCACAGCACTACTCTTGCAACAGAGCGCAGGACGCTAGATAGCCGGGCCTTTAAGATTTAGTAAATGCATGTTTTGGGAATAACAAGACGTGCAAATGTCGGAAACATAGGTAAATTTCAACGTCGAAGGCTCGGAGGATGATTAATGAAAGGCTTAATCCTTAGCGGTGGAAGCGGCACGCGTCTACGACCGATTACGTTTACGAGTGCGAAACAATTAGTACCCGTCGCCAACAAACCTATTCTCTTTTATGCGATCGAAACCGTTAGAGATGCGGGCATAAAAGACATTGGAATCGTAGTTGGCGATACGAAAGGAGAGGTCATGCATGCCGTTGGTGATGGCAGCCGGTTTGGAGTCACTATCACCTATATCGAGCAAGAAGCCCCTTTGGGTCTGGCGCATGCCGTAAAAATCTCCCAGGACTTTATCGGCGAGGACGATTTCGTCATGTTCCTTGGGGATAACATGATAAAAGACGGTATCAACGGTCTCGTTGAAGCATTTAACAGCAATAAACCCAACTGCCAGATACTCTTAGCTCACGTTAAAAACCCGCAGCAGTTCGGTGTGGCCGAGCTGGGCGACGGAAAGGTGAAAAGACTCGTTGAGAAACCTAAGAACCCTCCGTCGGATCTGGCGTTAGTCGGCGTCTACATGTTCGACAAGAACATATTCAAGGCGGTGAATGAGATCACGCCGTCCCGACGCAATGAACTCGAGATCACCGACGCCATCCAGTACCTGGTGGGGAACGGCTATGATGTGCACCCGCATGTTATCAGCGGCTGGTGGAAAGACACCGGAAAGCTTGAGGATATGTTGGAAGCCAACCGGATAATGCTTGAAGACATCGAGCCCAGAATCGACGGTATTATAGGCGAAAACACCCGGCTTTACGGGCGTGTTGTTGTGGAAGAAGACGCCGAGATTCATGATTCCGTGATTCGCGGGCCTGCGATTATCGGCAAGAACAGCAAGGTTTTGCACAGCTATATCGGCCCCTTCACCTCGGTTCACGATAACGTGACGATAACCGGAAGCGAGATCGAGCACTCGATAATACTGGCCGACTGCATAATCGATGCGATTGGCAGCCGCATTGAGGACAGCCTTTTAGGTAGAAATGTAACGGTTCATCGAAGCGAGCAGCGGCCCAAAGCGTACCGGCTGATGGTCGGCGATAACAGCGAGGTTGAAGTGGCGTAGATAACTTGTTTGTACTGGCCCATGCATGGGGAAGTTTGATGGTCTAAGAGGAGGCTGATAACGTGATAGACGGTGTGAAGCAAAAAAAGCTGCGAGTGATTCCGGACGAGCGCGGTCGTTTGATGGAGATGCTTAGAAGTGATGACGACCTTTTTGAAAAGTTCGGTCAGATATATGTAACAACGACCTATCCAGGTGTTGTTAAGGGCTGGCATATGCATAAAAAGCAGGTAGATAACATCGCCTGTGTTAAGGGGATGCTAAAGCTCGCCCTCTACGACGGACGGGAGGGTTCCGCAACCGAGGGTGAGGTCAACGAGTTTTTCATCGGCGAGCACAACCCGACGCTCATTCATGTGCCGAATGAGGTATATCACGGTTGGAAATGCATAAGTGATAACGAAGCGATGGTGGTAAATGCACCGACGGAGCTGTATAACTACAGCGAGCCCGACGAGCACCGCCTTCCACACGATACGGATGAGATTCCGTATGACTGGTCGCTTAAGCATGGATAGTAATACCTATTATATTCAGGGGGTTTTATTTTGAAGCTGTTCATTACCGGCGGGGCGGGCTTTATCGGCTCCAACTTTATCCGTTATATGCTCGCAAAATATCCCGATTATCAGATAGTAAACTTCGACAAGCTTACCT
This sequence is a window from Candidatus Aquicultor sp.. Protein-coding genes within it:
- the rfbD gene encoding dTDP-4-dehydrorhamnose reductase — translated: MKILVTGAKGMLGTDLLAAFSAKHDVIGVDIDGFDVTDNVVTGKNIARINPDIVVHAAAFTNVDGCETNVALAYKVNAVGTQNIALGCQALDIPMLYISTDFVFDGKKGERYLEWDMPNPLAVYGASKYAGEQIVRALLNKFYVVRIAWLYGEHGNNFVKTILRLADEKDRLQIVSDQVGSPTYTKDAARGILKLLATQNYGTYHMVNKGEVSWFGFASKILELAGRNDIVVEPITTQALNRPAKRPGFSALRNMALELTIGDFMRPWDAALEEFMIKR
- a CDS encoding glucose-1-phosphate thymidylyltransferase, with product MKGLILSGGSGTRLRPITFTSAKQLVPVANKPILFYAIETVRDAGIKDIGIVVGDTKGEVMHAVGDGSRFGVTITYIEQEAPLGLAHAVKISQDFIGEDDFVMFLGDNMIKDGINGLVEAFNSNKPNCQILLAHVKNPQQFGVAELGDGKVKRLVEKPKNPPSDLALVGVYMFDKNIFKAVNEITPSRRNELEITDAIQYLVGNGYDVHPHVISGWWKDTGKLEDMLEANRIMLEDIEPRIDGIIGENTRLYGRVVVEEDAEIHDSVIRGPAIIGKNSKVLHSYIGPFTSVHDNVTITGSEIEHSIILADCIIDAIGSRIEDSLLGRNVTVHRSEQRPKAYRLMVGDNSEVEVA
- a CDS encoding dTDP-4-dehydrorhamnose 3,5-epimerase family protein, with amino-acid sequence MIDGVKQKKLRVIPDERGRLMEMLRSDDDLFEKFGQIYVTTTYPGVVKGWHMHKKQVDNIACVKGMLKLALYDGREGSATEGEVNEFFIGEHNPTLIHVPNEVYHGWKCISDNEAMVVNAPTELYNYSEPDEHRLPHDTDEIPYDWSLKHG